A window of the Polaribacter sp. HaHaR_3_91 genome harbors these coding sequences:
- a CDS encoding 4'-phosphopantetheinyl transferase superfamily protein: MPLYKSLTINKNTKVFIWKIEETFNDLNTNVLLTDKSQARLDGMKSDLHQRGFLSVRHLLKEAGYSDSDLVYDEFGKPHLKDGKFISITHSFTFSGLIISENLHVGIDIEMQRDKILKIAHKFTHVKEYVTIANHDALISKLTIVWGGKESLYKIFGKKKLRFLENIYIEDFDFKDAKTTGEIRYDGKTTAYHIEFLEFEGFTCVYAF; this comes from the coding sequence ATGCCTCTTTACAAAAGTTTAACGATTAACAAAAACACTAAAGTATTCATTTGGAAAATTGAAGAAACCTTTAACGATTTAAATACAAACGTTTTACTTACTGATAAAAGTCAAGCTCGTTTAGACGGAATGAAATCTGACTTACACCAAAGAGGATTTTTAAGTGTGCGTCATTTATTAAAAGAAGCTGGTTATTCTGATTCGGATTTAGTTTATGATGAATTTGGAAAACCACACTTAAAAGATGGAAAATTTATTTCTATTACACATTCCTTCACTTTTTCTGGGTTGATAATTTCTGAAAATTTACATGTTGGTATTGATATTGAAATGCAACGTGATAAAATTCTGAAAATTGCACACAAATTTACGCATGTTAAAGAGTATGTAACCATTGCAAACCACGATGCTTTAATTAGCAAACTAACCATTGTTTGGGGTGGAAAAGAGAGTTTGTATAAAATCTTCGGAAAGAAAAAATTACGCTTTTTAGAAAATATTTATATTGAAGATTTTGATTTTAAAGACGCAAAAACGACTGGAGAAATTAGATATGATGGTAAAACTACCGCCTATCATATTGAGTTTTTAGAGTTTGAAGGTTTTACTTGTGTGTATGCTTTTTAA
- a CDS encoding DMT family transporter: MKSSTAIFYMIFSVIAFSLMNAVVKYLGAFDAYQIVFFRSIGTLLFTIPLIIKAKIPILGNNKKLLFLRGLFGVISLTCFFMSLNYLSLGTAVSLRYTSPIFGAIFALFFLKEKIKSVQWVLFLIAFIGVLVIKGFGADVNSLGVIFAILSAIFLGLIFIVIRKLGDSENPLVIINYFMILAFSFGGIMSIKYWKTPNLTEWLLLLSLGFFGYVGQLYMTKSLQSGETNVVVPLKYLEVIFMIVIGAFWFDEIYNLWTLLGVCLIMFGLLYNIYLKRKRS; the protein is encoded by the coding sequence ATGAAAAGCTCAACAGCCATTTTTTACATGATTTTTAGTGTCATAGCATTTTCGTTAATGAATGCAGTTGTAAAATATTTAGGTGCTTTTGATGCGTATCAAATTGTGTTTTTTAGATCTATTGGTACGCTGTTATTCACTATTCCATTAATTATAAAAGCGAAGATTCCTATTTTAGGAAATAACAAAAAACTATTGTTTCTAAGGGGCCTTTTTGGAGTTATTTCTCTAACCTGTTTTTTTATGTCTTTAAATTATCTTTCTTTAGGAACCGCGGTTTCTTTAAGATATACATCACCTATTTTTGGGGCTATTTTTGCATTATTTTTCTTAAAAGAGAAGATTAAATCAGTTCAATGGGTCTTATTTTTAATCGCTTTTATTGGAGTTTTAGTTATTAAGGGTTTTGGGGCAGATGTTAATTCTTTGGGAGTAATTTTTGCGATTTTATCTGCAATTTTTTTAGGGTTGATATTTATTGTAATTAGAAAACTAGGAGATTCAGAAAATCCTCTAGTGATTATAAATTATTTTATGATTTTAGCATTTTCATTTGGCGGAATTATGTCTATAAAATATTGGAAAACGCCTAATTTAACAGAGTGGTTACTTTTATTAAGTTTAGGATTTTTTGGGTATGTTGGTCAGTTATACATGACAAAATCATTACAATCTGGAGAAACAAACGTAGTTGTACCTTTAAAATATTTAGAAGTTATTTTTATGATTGTAATTGGTGCTTTTTGGTTTGATGAAATTTATAATTTATGGACTTTATTAGGTGTCTGTTTAATTATGTTTGGTCTACTTTATAATATTTATTTGAAAAGAAAGCGTAGCTAA
- a CDS encoding histidinol-phosphate transaminase, with the protein MKTTNFNRREWLKKGALTLGAMALVPHDIWSSNVLTAQKEGRTFLYNSNNYFNEFTPPIIEEESTLTILRSNENPYGPPPKAAKAFQDEVFKGNRYAWESLNDLKTKIAKNEGINTNQILMGPGSSDLLEKVAMVFFQEGGNVISADPSYMSLIVVAKSVGGNWKSYKLLEDSQHDLDAMEAGIDENTKLVYICNPNNPTGSITDAKKLKEFCSRVSEKVPVFVDEAYIELSKNGIKDSMNSLVAEGKNVIVARTFSKIHGMAGLRVGYAIGKKETLDIISEITRGGMGITGPSIAAAITSLENIEFLDSCKTKIADARTYTMGYLKEKNFSCLPSETNFIIFEIPMEGKEFLKKIYAKNVAVKSFKFWDKNWCRVSIGTMDEMKLFTNAMTEIFA; encoded by the coding sequence ATGAAAACAACAAATTTTAATAGACGTGAGTGGTTAAAAAAAGGAGCATTAACCCTAGGTGCAATGGCTTTAGTACCTCATGATATATGGAGTAGCAACGTACTAACCGCTCAAAAAGAAGGCAGAACTTTCTTATACAATTCTAACAACTATTTTAATGAATTTACACCTCCTATAATAGAAGAGGAAAGTACATTAACCATTTTAAGATCTAATGAAAACCCTTACGGACCACCACCAAAAGCAGCAAAAGCTTTTCAAGATGAAGTTTTTAAAGGAAATAGATATGCTTGGGAATCTTTAAACGATCTAAAAACTAAAATAGCCAAAAACGAAGGCATTAACACTAACCAAATTTTAATGGGCCCTGGTTCTTCAGATTTGTTAGAAAAAGTAGCCATGGTTTTCTTTCAAGAAGGTGGTAATGTAATTAGTGCAGACCCTAGTTATATGTCTTTAATTGTAGTTGCAAAATCTGTAGGTGGTAATTGGAAATCTTATAAATTATTAGAAGATTCTCAACACGATTTAGATGCTATGGAAGCAGGAATTGATGAAAACACAAAATTAGTATACATATGTAACCCTAACAACCCAACAGGTTCAATTACAGACGCTAAAAAGTTAAAAGAATTTTGTAGCAGAGTGTCAGAAAAGGTACCTGTTTTTGTTGATGAAGCTTATATTGAGCTATCTAAAAACGGAATTAAAGACTCTATGAACTCTTTAGTTGCAGAAGGTAAAAATGTAATAGTAGCAAGAACGTTTTCTAAAATTCATGGAATGGCTGGCTTAAGAGTTGGGTACGCTATTGGTAAAAAAGAAACTTTAGATATTATAAGCGAAATTACACGTGGCGGAATGGGAATTACAGGTCCATCAATAGCCGCAGCAATTACTAGTTTAGAAAATATCGAGTTTTTAGATTCTTGTAAAACCAAAATTGCAGATGCTAGAACATATACAATGGGTTATTTAAAAGAAAAGAATTTTTCTTGTTTACCGTCTGAAACAAATTTTATAATTTTTGAAATCCCTATGGAAGGAAAAGAGTTTTTAAAGAAAATTTACGCTAAAAATGTGGCTGTAAAATCTTTTAAATTTTGGGATAAAAATTGGTGTAGAGTAAGTATTGGTACCATGGATGAAATGAAATTATTTACGAATGCTATGACAGAAATTTTTGCATAA
- a CDS encoding YifB family Mg chelatase-like AAA ATPase: MLVKVYGSAVFGIEATTITVEVNIDKGIGYHLVGLPDNAVRESSYRISAALNNNNYKLPGKKIIINMAPADIRKEGASYDLTLAVGILAASAQIKSEAIHEYIIMGELSLDGSLQPIRGALPIAIKAREEGYKYLILPKENAKEAAIVDDLEVLGVENILEVINHFNDDKKIEPTIVDTRAEFYKNIDFPEFDFSDVKGQESIKRCMEIAAAGGHNIILIGPPGSGKTMLAKRLPSILPPMTLHEALETTKIHSVVGKIKKEGLLYQRPFRSPHHTISNVALVGGGQYPRPGEISLSHNGVLFLDELPEFKRDVLEVMRQPLEDREVTISRAKFTVTYPSSFMLVASMNPSPSGFFNDPNSPMTSSPQEMQRYLSKISGPLLDRIDIHIEVTPVPFAKLSEERKGESSVAIRERVTASREIQSERFKDFENVHYNAQMSVKQIREFCKLSPESLSLLKTAMEKLNLSARAYDRILKVSRTIADLANSKDISPDHIAEAIQYRSLDRDGWLG, encoded by the coding sequence ATGCTTGTAAAAGTCTATGGCTCTGCTGTTTTTGGTATTGAGGCAACCACAATTACCGTAGAAGTAAATATTGATAAAGGAATTGGCTACCATTTGGTAGGCTTACCAGACAATGCCGTTCGAGAAAGTTCTTATCGAATTTCTGCTGCACTTAACAATAATAACTACAAACTTCCTGGAAAGAAAATCATTATTAATATGGCTCCCGCCGATATTAGAAAAGAAGGTGCTTCTTATGATTTAACTTTGGCTGTTGGAATTTTAGCCGCATCAGCTCAAATAAAATCTGAAGCTATTCATGAATACATTATTATGGGCGAACTTTCTCTAGACGGAAGCTTACAACCCATAAGAGGCGCCTTACCAATTGCCATAAAAGCAAGAGAAGAAGGTTATAAGTATTTAATTCTTCCGAAAGAAAATGCTAAAGAAGCTGCCATTGTAGATGATTTAGAAGTTTTAGGTGTCGAAAATATATTAGAAGTCATCAATCATTTTAATGATGATAAAAAAATTGAACCAACCATTGTTGATACAAGAGCTGAGTTTTATAAAAACATAGATTTCCCAGAGTTCGATTTTTCTGATGTAAAAGGACAAGAATCTATAAAACGATGTATGGAAATTGCCGCTGCTGGCGGACATAATATTATTTTAATTGGTCCTCCAGGATCAGGAAAAACAATGTTAGCAAAAAGATTACCATCTATTTTACCACCAATGACCTTACATGAAGCATTAGAGACTACAAAGATTCATTCTGTAGTTGGTAAAATTAAAAAGGAAGGCTTATTATACCAACGTCCTTTTAGAAGCCCACATCACACAATTTCGAATGTAGCTTTGGTTGGCGGCGGACAATACCCAAGACCTGGAGAAATTTCGTTATCTCATAATGGTGTTTTATTTTTAGATGAATTACCAGAGTTTAAAAGAGATGTTTTAGAAGTTATGCGTCAACCTTTAGAAGATAGAGAAGTTACTATTTCTAGAGCAAAATTTACAGTTACTTACCCAAGTAGTTTTATGTTAGTGGCAAGTATGAACCCGAGTCCGAGTGGTTTTTTTAATGATCCAAACAGCCCAATGACCTCTTCTCCACAAGAAATGCAACGTTATTTAAGTAAAATTTCAGGACCATTATTAGACAGGATCGATATTCATATAGAAGTAACTCCTGTTCCCTTTGCAAAACTATCTGAAGAACGCAAAGGAGAATCTAGTGTAGCAATTAGAGAACGAGTTACTGCTTCTAGAGAAATACAATCTGAACGTTTTAAAGATTTCGAAAACGTACATTATAATGCACAAATGAGTGTAAAACAGATTCGCGAATTCTGTAAATTATCACCAGAAAGTTTATCACTTTTAAAAACTGCAATGGAAAAATTAAACCTTTCCGCAAGAGCCTATGATCGAATATTAAAAGTATCTAGAACTATTGCAGATTTAGCAAATTCTAAAGACATTTCTCCAGATCATATTGCAGAAGCCATACAATATAGAAGTTTAGATAGAGATGGTTGGCTGGGATAA
- a CDS encoding DNA/RNA non-specific endonuclease: MKRKQVLSIIAIIILVAVLGSEELLDAQKEKSIIENGKTPKATTNQYFLPTSTTNQVVHHQNYSLSYSEKHEQAEWVAYELKASDLSSTNYKRPYFEIDNAVKTKAAHWRNYKKSGYDKGHLCPAADRRFSKVAHDETFLTSNISPQEHKFNAGVWNRLEQKVRYWAKKNDGVFVITGGVLENNLKTIGSEAVAVPNQFYKVILDKTNGKIKMLAFLMPHKESNLPLYKFVVSVDKVEALTGIDFFKELDDTIEEQLESSSSYKNWSF; this comes from the coding sequence TTGAAAAGAAAACAAGTACTATCCATAATAGCCATTATCATTTTAGTAGCTGTTTTAGGTTCTGAAGAACTATTAGATGCTCAAAAAGAAAAAAGTATCATAGAAAATGGTAAAACACCAAAAGCAACTACCAACCAGTATTTTTTGCCAACAAGTACTACAAACCAAGTGGTACATCATCAAAATTATTCATTATCCTATAGCGAAAAACACGAACAAGCAGAATGGGTTGCGTATGAGTTAAAAGCATCCGATTTAAGTAGCACCAATTACAAAAGACCTTATTTTGAAATTGACAACGCAGTAAAAACCAAAGCTGCACATTGGCGTAATTATAAAAAGTCTGGTTATGATAAAGGGCATTTATGTCCTGCAGCAGACAGACGTTTTTCTAAAGTTGCGCACGACGAAACTTTTTTAACAAGTAATATCAGTCCGCAAGAACACAAATTTAACGCAGGTGTTTGGAATCGCTTAGAACAGAAAGTACGTTATTGGGCAAAGAAAAACGATGGTGTATTTGTAATTACTGGAGGCGTTTTAGAAAATAATTTAAAAACAATTGGTAGTGAAGCTGTTGCTGTACCAAATCAGTTTTATAAAGTAATCTTAGATAAAACAAACGGAAAAATTAAAATGTTGGCATTTTTGATGCCTCATAAAGAATCGAATTTGCCTTTGTACAAATTTGTGGTTTCGGTAGATAAAGTAGAAGCTTTAACAGGTATCGACTTTTTTAAAGAATTAGATGATACTATCGAAGAACAATTAGAGAGCTCTAGTAGTTATAAAAATTGGAGTTTTTAA
- a CDS encoding permease: MDGALEKSISFILFILIGVLLKKKISTGEQTNGLKSLILTLALPATIFIALLKVKVDGNLILFPILALGFNVILFAVTPILLKIIGIDINSDKGRSAKLLIPSLAPGLSCFAFILEFLGDGSLAKAAMADLGNKFFVLFLLYLVALKWHYKNADFEANSLKTKLKGLFKALLYEPVNLFIIAALVLVSFGITLDKIPGYLSITLTRLSYIMTPLVLLFIGLAVKIKKEQFLQLFSLLLLRAAFTLLLIAGIILFADITIKKDILVMIAFALSSASFWPFAHISAINLKEKKENTLEKTFDINFALSILALSLPISVLLILGILTTGNTFTNIDNILILGTTLFFIGILYPVFIKIKRNVVSKKSDNTSSIKKNKIQLSADK; the protein is encoded by the coding sequence ATGGATGGCGCTTTAGAAAAATCAATTTCATTTATCCTATTTATTTTAATAGGAGTTCTCTTAAAAAAGAAAATATCTACCGGAGAACAAACTAACGGATTAAAAAGTTTAATTCTAACACTTGCATTACCTGCAACTATATTTATTGCTTTATTAAAAGTAAAAGTTGATGGAAATTTAATTCTATTTCCAATTTTAGCTTTAGGTTTTAATGTAATACTTTTTGCGGTTACACCTATATTATTAAAAATTATTGGTATTGATATAAATTCAGATAAAGGTAGAAGTGCCAAACTACTAATACCTTCTTTAGCTCCGGGTTTATCTTGTTTTGCTTTTATATTAGAATTTTTAGGTGATGGTTCTTTGGCAAAAGCTGCAATGGCAGATTTAGGTAACAAGTTTTTTGTGCTTTTTTTACTCTATTTAGTAGCCTTAAAATGGCATTATAAAAATGCAGATTTTGAAGCAAATTCGCTAAAAACAAAATTAAAAGGACTTTTTAAAGCATTACTTTACGAGCCTGTAAACTTATTTATAATTGCAGCATTGGTATTGGTTTCATTTGGAATTACACTAGACAAAATTCCTGGTTATTTATCAATCACCTTAACAAGGTTGAGCTATATAATGACGCCTTTAGTCTTACTTTTTATTGGTTTAGCTGTAAAAATTAAAAAAGAACAATTTCTTCAATTGTTTTCTTTACTCCTTTTAAGAGCTGCTTTTACATTGCTTTTAATTGCTGGAATTATTTTATTTGCAGATATAACAATCAAAAAAGATATTTTAGTAATGATTGCTTTTGCTTTAAGCTCTGCTAGTTTTTGGCCTTTTGCACATATTTCTGCCATAAACCTAAAAGAGAAAAAAGAAAATACCCTAGAAAAAACTTTTGATATTAATTTTGCCTTATCAATTTTAGCACTTTCTTTGCCTATTTCAGTTTTATTAATTTTAGGAATATTAACAACTGGTAATACTTTTACCAATATAGATAACATTTTAATATTAGGCACAACACTCTTCTTTATCGGAATTTTGTACCCAGTATTCATTAAAATAAAAAGAAATGTAGTTTCTAAAAAAAGTGATAATACTTCTAGTATTAAAAAAAATAAAATCCAGCTTTCTGCTGATAAATAA
- a CDS encoding geranylgeranylglyceryl/heptaprenylglyceryl phosphate synthase, translating into MNIYQNILLAKKEGKKLLAVLIDPEKIDLDNIATFFEKVHQSIATHIFVGGSTDKDNVTNTVVTAIKKTTHLPVVLFPGDVSQISQKADGILFLSLLSGRNPEYLIEQQIKSVPFLKDSSLEILPTGYILIDGQKNTATQKVSNTKPISQENTELILNTALAGEFSGKKLIYLEAGSGAKIPVDTNIINVVNNNLSIPLIVGGGIRTKKQLEIAFNAGADIVVIGTAFEKDEAFFNQLKK; encoded by the coding sequence GTGAATATTTATCAAAACATTTTATTAGCAAAAAAAGAGGGCAAAAAATTACTTGCCGTTTTAATCGATCCTGAAAAAATAGACCTAGATAATATTGCTACTTTTTTTGAAAAAGTACATCAATCTATTGCTACGCATATTTTTGTTGGTGGTAGTACAGATAAAGACAACGTAACGAATACAGTTGTTACTGCAATTAAAAAAACAACACATTTGCCTGTTGTTCTTTTTCCAGGTGATGTTTCTCAAATATCACAAAAAGCAGACGGAATTCTATTTTTAAGTTTACTTTCTGGCAGAAATCCTGAATATTTAATTGAACAACAAATAAAAAGTGTTCCGTTTTTAAAGGATTCATCTTTAGAAATTTTACCAACGGGTTACATTTTAATTGACGGTCAAAAAAATACAGCTACTCAAAAAGTAAGCAATACAAAACCAATTTCTCAAGAAAATACCGAACTCATTTTAAACACCGCTTTAGCTGGAGAGTTTTCTGGAAAAAAATTGATTTATTTAGAAGCAGGAAGTGGCGCCAAAATACCTGTGGACACAAATATTATCAATGTTGTGAATAATAATTTGTCGATTCCTTTAATTGTTGGTGGCGGTATTAGAACTAAAAAACAATTAGAAATAGCTTTTAATGCAGGGGCAGATATAGTGGTTATTGGTACTGCTTTTGAAAAAGATGAAGCTTTTTTTAATCAACTTAAAAAATAA
- a CDS encoding TlpA disulfide reductase family protein has translation MRVIIIISIMVIFFGCKTKTKLKNIETELTLVINQDIAFNRQFDTRRIFSLNEKFPEYYNKQLELSKFKKDDSIIISTLYTDYRKFYFEMYQKGYLNRDEFIKKNIDSTIEIKKPEQKLLLTAIKFTKTKQVIIVDDNNNSDFSDDNPIYFDNNFRIDADDSLAIRNIPLINFNYWNFKDSQINNFKRKAIVYPSLNDYQFSYSNNDILKKSRLIIKLKDYWSGSLEVDKQKYNIAIQGYYNSWLTVLIKPDSLKFNKNDFTVNGNFEYRIKDSIKLANKIYVIDSITNNVSKLILRVTNKKEIYGFRTGQTINNLKIVDLNGDETKLYIFSKNKKYTLLDFWGTWCKPCKDAIPELKSFYSKNAKNVNLLSISYDKEVTKVKDFVHENDMKWNHFFVKRSRMGAGIIRDLNIKYYPTLILIDSNNKIVYRGSGTSALKEINDIILNN, from the coding sequence ATGAGAGTAATTATTATTATTAGTATAATGGTCATATTTTTTGGATGCAAAACTAAAACCAAACTTAAAAATATAGAAACGGAATTAACTTTGGTAATTAATCAAGATATTGCGTTTAATAGACAATTTGATACAAGGAGAATTTTTTCATTGAATGAAAAGTTTCCAGAATATTATAATAAACAATTAGAACTATCTAAATTTAAAAAAGACGATTCTATTATAATTTCTACACTTTATACTGATTATCGAAAATTTTATTTTGAAATGTATCAGAAAGGATACTTGAATAGAGATGAGTTTATTAAAAAAAATATTGATAGTACTATAGAAATTAAAAAACCAGAACAAAAACTATTATTAACAGCAATAAAATTTACTAAAACCAAACAAGTTATTATTGTTGATGATAATAATAATAGTGATTTTTCGGATGATAATCCTATATACTTTGATAATAACTTCAGAATAGACGCAGATGATTCTTTAGCGATAAGAAATATACCTTTAATAAATTTCAATTATTGGAATTTTAAAGATTCTCAAATAAATAATTTTAAACGAAAAGCTATCGTTTATCCATCTTTAAATGATTATCAGTTCTCATATTCAAATAATGATATTTTAAAGAAGTCAAGATTAATTATTAAACTAAAAGATTATTGGTCAGGATCTTTAGAGGTTGATAAACAAAAATATAACATAGCAATACAAGGGTATTATAATTCTTGGCTAACAGTTTTAATAAAACCAGATTCTTTAAAGTTTAATAAAAATGATTTTACTGTTAATGGTAATTTTGAATATCGAATTAAAGACTCAATTAAGCTAGCAAATAAAATTTATGTTATTGATAGTATTACTAATAATGTTTCTAAATTAATACTTAGAGTAACTAATAAAAAAGAAATTTATGGATTTAGAACAGGACAAACAATAAACAATTTAAAAATTGTAGATCTAAATGGAGATGAAACTAAATTGTATATCTTCTCTAAAAATAAAAAATATACTTTATTAGATTTTTGGGGTACTTGGTGTAAACCATGTAAAGATGCAATTCCAGAACTTAAATCTTTCTATTCTAAAAATGCCAAAAATGTGAATTTATTAAGTATTTCTTATGATAAAGAGGTTACAAAGGTGAAAGATTTTGTTCATGAAAATGACATGAAATGGAATCATTTCTTTGTAAAAAGATCAAGAATGGGTGCTGGAATTATAAGGGATTTGAATATCAAATACTATCCAACATTAATATTAATAGATTCTAATAATAAAATTGTTTATAGAGGTAGTGGTACAAGTGCTCTAAAAGAAATAAATGAT
- the pnuC gene encoding nicotinamide riboside transporter PnuC produces the protein MSEIIDFLFGQYKTYSTIDIVLEVVAIIFGFLSVWYSKQNKIWVFPTGMISTLIFVYLLYKWELLGDMMINAYYFVMSIYGWYIWTYKNDGEHETPISRTTLKEKKLSVLIFIATLIFVYGVYTYFEKWTSWTAYVDTFTTAIFFVGMWLMAKRKIENWIYWIVGDIISTPLYFYKGFTFTSIQYLIFTFIAISGYLAWKKNLNKTRLTS, from the coding sequence ATGTCAGAAATTATCGATTTCCTTTTCGGACAATACAAAACCTATTCTACTATTGATATTGTTTTAGAGGTTGTTGCCATAATTTTCGGTTTTTTATCGGTATGGTACTCTAAACAGAATAAAATTTGGGTTTTCCCTACAGGAATGATTAGCACACTTATTTTTGTGTACCTACTTTATAAGTGGGAACTTTTGGGGGACATGATGATTAATGCCTACTATTTTGTAATGAGTATTTATGGCTGGTATATCTGGACTTATAAAAATGATGGTGAGCATGAAACGCCAATTTCTAGGACCACTTTAAAAGAAAAAAAACTAAGTGTACTTATCTTCATTGCCACATTAATTTTTGTGTATGGAGTCTATACGTATTTCGAAAAATGGACTAGTTGGACCGCTTATGTAGATACTTTTACAACGGCAATTTTCTTTGTGGGTATGTGGCTAATGGCAAAACGAAAAATAGAAAATTGGATTTATTGGATTGTTGGAGACATCATTTCTACTCCTTTGTATTTTTATAAAGGATTTACTTTTACTAGTATTCAATATTTAATATTTACTTTTATAGCCATATCTGGTTATTTAGCATGGAAAAAGAACTTAAACAAGACCCGATTAACATCGTAA
- the ahcY gene encoding adenosylhomocysteinase — protein MSTKIAYVPNKVKDISLAAWGRKEILLAEAEMPGLMSLREEYKNEQPLKGARIAGCLHMTIQTAVLIETLQALGAEVTWSSCNIFSTQDQAAAAIAEAGTAVYAWKGLTEEEFDWCIEQTLFFGEDRKPLNMILDDGGDLTNMVLDKYPELAAGINGLSEETTTGVHRLYERVKAGTLPMPAINVNDSVTKSKFDNKYGCKESAVDAIRRATDIMLAGKRVTVCGYGDVGKGTAASFKGAGSIVTVTEIDPICALQAAMDGFEVKKLETVVGNSDIIITTTGNKDIIQGRHFEAMKDKVIVCNIGHFDNEIDMAWLNKNHGNTKDTIKPQVDKYNINGNDIILLAEGRLVNLGCATGHPSFVMSNSFTNQTLAQIELWKNADAYGNDVYMLPKHLDEKVAKLHLAKIGVELTELREEQASYIGVTVDGPYKPEHYRY, from the coding sequence ATGAGCACAAAAATAGCTTACGTACCAAACAAAGTTAAAGATATTTCTCTTGCAGCTTGGGGAAGAAAAGAAATTTTATTGGCAGAGGCAGAAATGCCAGGTTTAATGTCTTTAAGAGAAGAATACAAAAACGAGCAACCTTTAAAAGGAGCTAGAATTGCAGGTTGTCTTCACATGACAATTCAAACAGCAGTTTTAATAGAAACGTTACAAGCTTTAGGTGCAGAAGTAACTTGGAGTTCTTGTAATATTTTTTCTACACAAGACCAAGCAGCAGCAGCAATTGCAGAAGCAGGTACAGCCGTTTATGCTTGGAAAGGATTAACTGAAGAAGAATTTGACTGGTGTATAGAGCAAACTTTATTCTTTGGTGAAGATAGAAAACCATTAAACATGATTTTAGATGATGGTGGGGATTTAACGAACATGGTTTTAGATAAATATCCAGAATTAGCTGCAGGAATTAACGGTTTATCAGAAGAAACTACAACTGGAGTTCATAGACTTTACGAAAGAGTAAAAGCCGGAACTTTACCAATGCCAGCAATTAATGTAAACGATTCTGTTACAAAATCTAAATTTGATAATAAATATGGTTGTAAAGAATCTGCAGTAGATGCAATTCGTAGAGCAACAGATATTATGTTAGCAGGTAAACGTGTTACTGTTTGTGGTTATGGAGATGTAGGTAAAGGTACAGCAGCATCATTTAAAGGAGCTGGTTCTATTGTAACGGTTACAGAAATCGATCCTATTTGTGCTTTACAAGCTGCAATGGACGGTTTTGAAGTTAAAAAATTAGAAACTGTTGTTGGTAATTCAGACATTATTATTACAACTACAGGAAACAAAGATATTATTCAAGGTCGTCATTTTGAGGCTATGAAAGACAAAGTTATTGTATGTAACATTGGGCACTTTGATAATGAAATTGACATGGCTTGGTTAAACAAAAACCATGGTAATACAAAAGATACTATCAAACCTCAGGTTGATAAATATAATATCAACGGAAATGATATTATTTTATTAGCAGAAGGACGTTTAGTAAACTTAGGTTGTGCAACAGGTCACCCAAGTTTTGTAATGTCTAACTCATTTACAAACCAAACTTTAGCGCAAATCGAATTATGGAAAAACGCTGATGCTTACGGAAATGATGTATACATGTTACCAAAACATTTAGATGAAAAAGTAGCAAAATTACACCTTGCAAAAATAGGAGTAGAGCTTACAGAATTACGCGAAGAGCAAGCATCTTATATTGGTGTAACAGTAGATGGTCCTTATAAACCAGAACACTATAGATACTAA